The Bradyrhizobium oligotrophicum S58 genome contains the following window.
GCAGCGGCTCATGGCCGGAGCCACCGCCGGAGATCAGCGCGACCTTGCCCGGCTTGAGGTTCCTGCGGCGAACGAACTTGTTGTCCTCGCCGAGCGCAACGATGTCGCCATGAACAGCTGCAAAGCCCTGCAGGCTCTCGGTCAGCACGTCGTCGACGGCGTTGATCAGCTTCTTCATGGCTTCCCTCCCGGTTCGGCGTCGTCATTGTTTTCATTGGCTGAGATCAGCGCGGCGATGCCGCGGGCGACGCCGGTGATGATGCGATCGGCATGGGCGTTGAGCGCGACATCACCGAAGTCCGGCAGCTCGACCACGAGGCGCCGCATCGGTCGCTGCGTCTCGGCCCCGTCGAGCCGGCCCGGATGGGCGGCGCGATAGGCTATCAGAAACGCCTGCTGCTCATGCGGCGAGAAATGACAGATGTGGAAGATGGTCTCGAGATGCTGCAGCGGAATCGGGGTCGCATAGGCCGGATTGACGATCTGCGAGATGAAGCTGCGGTTCTTGCCGATCGCTTCCGCCAGCCGCTGCCGCGTGCCCGAAGGCCGGCTGTCGATGACCGCGCGCAGGATCGCCTTGTATTCGGCGAGCGGGCTCGTGGCCGCGAATTGATCATGATCGCTCATGCGCCCTCGGCAATCCCTACCAGATCGAGCTCGCGGATCGCGGCCTTCACCAGCGGCAACAGGCCGGGCGAGACTGACAGCGCGCGCACGCCCGCCTCGAGCAGCGCCCGAATGGCCCTGACGTCGCCGGCGGCATCGCCGCAGACGGAAACCTCGACACCGCGCACGCGGCCGGCGCGCACCACATGAGCGATCATCGCCAGCACGCCAGGATGCAGCACGTCGGCATAGTCGGCGACCTCGGCGCCGTCGCGCGAGGCGGCGGTGGCATATTGAGTGAGATCATTGGTACCGATCGAGAAGAAGTCTGCCGCGAAGTTCTGCGCAGCAAGGGCCGCAGCCGGCACCTCGACCATCATGCCGAGGGCCGGCTCGGCAAAGGCGACATTGCTGTCGGCAAGCTCGGCGAGCACGGCGCGGAGATGGCTGCGCGCCGCGTCCAGCTCGGCGGCATTGGTCACCATCGGCAGCATCACCTTGAGCGGTCCCAGCGCGGCGGCGCGCGCCAGCGCCCGCAGCTGAATACGAAAGATATCGGCATGACGCAGCGACAGACGGATGCCGCGCAGGCCAAGAAAGGGATTGCTCTCGCCGTCGATCGTATAGCCCGGGATCGGCTTGTCGCCGCCCGCATCGAGCGTGCGGATCGTGACCGGGCGGCCATCGGCCCAGCGCATGAGATCAGTGTAGGCGCTGACTTGCGCCTCTTCGTCGTGAAGCAGATTGGCGGTGAGGAATTCGGTGCGTGCCAATCCGACGCCGTCGCAGGCTGCGGCCGGCAACACGGTCATGTCAGCAGGACCGGAGATGTTGACGAGGACCGCGACCGCCGTACCGTCGCGCGTCAGCGCCTGCTCGCATTGCCGCGCCACGGCCTCCGCCTTGCGGCGGGTCAGCGTCTCGCCCTCCGCCCGCGCGGCGTCAACATGCTCGACGCCGGGATCGACGACGACGACACCGCGCCCGCCATCGACCAGCAACTGACCGGTGAGTTCCTCCCATTCATGACCGAGTCCGACCACCATCGGCACGCCGCGACCTCGCGCCAACATCGCGACATGGCTGGTCGGGCTGCCCTCGCCGAGCACGATGCCGCCGCCCTTCGACCAGTCGATGCCGAGAAAGGCCGACGGCGCAAGATCGCGGGCGACCACGATCGCGCCGTCCAGCAGCTGGCCATCGTCCGCGAGCCCGAACAGATGCCGCAGCACGCGATCCCGGATGTCGGCCAGATCGCTGGCGCGGGCGCGGAAATATTCGTCGTCGGCCGTCTCGTAGCCCGCGATCTCCTCCGCCATCGCCGCGCGCCAGGCAACATCGGCCGCGACGCCGCGCTCGATCTGCGCGTAAGCCGTCTCCGTCAGCGCATCGTCTTCGAGCAGCGCGAGCTGGAAGCCAATCAGCTCGGCGGCATCGCCGGCGAGCTGGCCGATCAGCTCGGCCACCGCCTCGCGTGCGCGCGCAACCGCGGTGGCCAGCACCGCATGCTCCTCGGCGATGGAGCCCTTGGATCTGCTGGCGCCATCCAACGCATGCAGGATCGTCGCCGGCCCAATCGCCAGCCCGTCCGATGCTGTACGCCCGGAGATCCGCCGCTCCATTGTCACTCCTCGTCGAACTTGCGGTTGACCAGATCGACCAGCGCGCTGACGGCGGCCTCGGCATCCGCTCCATTGGCGCGCATGAACAGCGTCTCGCCTTTGGCCGCCTTGACACGCATGATCTTCACCGGGCTCTTGGCGTCGGTCCACGGACCATCGGCCGCGATCGCGATTTCGACGGTCGACGCAAAACGCTTGGCGAGCTGGGTGAGCTTGACCGAGGGGCGCGCATGCAGCCCGACCTCGTTCGTCAACAGCGCATGCGCCTTCACGTCCTGCATGCCGATCTCTCCACCGTCAGCCATTGTCGTTCTCGTTCATCCGCCCATCAGCTCTTCAGCGGTCGCGCGCACGGCGGCGAGCGGCGAGCCGCCCGAGGCCTCCGTCGCCGCCATCACGGCGCCTTCGACCAGCGGCGCGTTACAGATCACGATGCGGTCGCGCTGCGTCTCCGGCATCATCTCGATCGCCATCTCGCTGTTGGTCTCGGCGCCGCCGAGGTCGACCAGGATCGCAACACCGGACTCCGACCATGCCTTGCCGATCGCGCCCATGATTGCCCCGACATCGGTGCCGAGCCCGCCATCGGCGTTGCCGCCGACGGCCGCGAGCGGCACGCTGTCGCCGACCATCTGCCTGACCATGTCGGCCGCGCCTTCCGCCACCTTGGCGGAATGCGAGACGATGACGATTCCGACATTCTTCCGTTCACCCATGATCAGGCCTCATCGAATACGCTGCAGATCGCCTGCACCAGCAGGCTGGACGAGCGGGCGCCGGGATCCATGTGTCCGATCGAGCGCTCGCCGAGAAAGGAGGCGCGGCCGCGGACCGCCTTCATCGGGATGGTTGCATCCGCGGCCTCCGCTGCAACCGCTGGCAATCGTGTCGCGATATCTTCGCCTCCAGCGGCAAAGGCGACCTGCACCGGCACCAGCACGTCGAGCATGGTCTTCTGTCCGGCTTCGGACTTGCCGCGCGCCTTGACGTCCTCGATGGCGCGACCGAGCGCCCCGGCCGCATCGGCAACCGACGGCTCTGTCGGCAGCGCCTTGCCGAGGCCCATCGCGAGCGTGCCATAGAGCGGACCGGAGGCGCCCCCGACTTTCATCACCAGCGTCATGCCGATCGCCTTCAGCGCATCCGGCAGCGGCTTGGCCGTGATGTTGCTGGCATCAGCGAGCACGGCCTCGAAACCACGCTTCATGTTGAGTCCGTGATCGCCATCGCCGATCGCCGAATCCAACGCCGTCAGTTCCTCGGCGTGGGCGATGATGGCGTCAGCCATCGCCGCGATCAGTCGGCTTTTGAAGTCCTGGTCCATGCTCTATCTCACCCGCTGGCCATCCCGGTCGAACAGCAGCGGCCGGGTGAACTCGATAGCGACGGCGTCGCCGACTTTCAATTCCGTATCCGGCTCGACCAGGCTGACGATGGTCTGGTCCTGTAACGTGATATGCAGATGATTCTGATCACCGAGATGCTCGATCCACTTCACCCGTGCGTCCGCACCGTTTTTGGCGGGACGAACGGTCATGTGCTCGGTGCGCGCGCCGATGGTCGCGACGTCACCGGGCACCGCGAGATCCGGGAACAGCTTGCGCGGCAGCAGATTGATGCCGGGGCTGCCGAGCCGGGTCGCTACATAGGTGTTGGCCGGGTCCTCATAGACTTCGCGCGGACTGCCGACCTGCACCAGCCGGCCCTGCTCGATCACGCCGATCCGGTTGGCCAGGGTCATCGCCTCAATCTGGTCGTGCGTGACATAGAGCATGGTGGCGCCGAGGTCCTGCTGGATGCGCTTGAGCTCGATGCGCAGCTCCGAGCGGAGCTTGGCGTCGAGCGACGACAGCGGCTCGTCGAGCAGCGCGATCGCAGGACGCCGCACCAGCGCGCGGCCGATGGCGACGCGCTGCATCTGGCCGCCGGAAAGTTGGGTGGCGCGGTTGCCGAGCTTGTCGTCGATCCTCAGCATCGCCGCGATCTCGCCCACGATGCGCTTGATCTCAGGCTCCGGCGTCCTGCGCACGGGCGAGCGCAGCGGGAAGGCGAGGTTGTCGTAGACCGACAGATGCGGATAGAGCGAGTACTGCTGGAACACGAAGGTGACGTCGCGCGCCGCAGGGGTCGCCTGGGTCTGCTCAATGCCGCCGATGGTGACGGTGCCGCTGTCGGGCATCTCCAATCCGGCGACCAGCCGCAACGTCGTGGTCTTGCCGGCTCCGGTCGGACCCAGCAGCACGACGAGCTCACCGTCACGGATCGTCAGCGAGAGATCCCGCACCGCAGGCTTGATGCCGAAAGATTTGCTGACGGCGTTGAGGCGCGTCTCAGCCATGACGGCCTCCCCTCGCCGGCTGCTCATACAGCGCGGTGCGAATAGCAAGGCCGGTGGCAGCATTGAACAGCGACAGCCGGTCGGCGCGGAAGTTGAGCCCGACCGGCTCCGCCCGCTCGACACGGATGGCCGCGGACGTGCGCGCCTTCACCGTGCCATGGGCGGTGGTGACGGTGACGATCTGCGTGGTGCCGAGATATTCGGCGCCGAACACCTCGCCGCGCAAGCCGCCGTCAGCCGTGAGCATCACCTGCTCCGGCCGCACGCCGAGCACCAGCTCGCTCGTCCCGGCATCCTCGCGCAGCTCGGGCACGCCGATTTCGGCACCATCGATGCGCACGCTGTTGGCCCCGGCTGCCAGCCGGTCCTCGAAACGGATGAAGTTCATCGCCGGCGAGCCGATGAAGTCGGCAACGAACATGGTGGCGGGACGGTCATAGATTTCCTGCGGGGTGCCGAGCTGCTCGACCATACCGCGATTCATGACCGCGATCTTGTCGGCCATCGACATCGCTTCGAGCTGGTCGTGGGTGACGAACACGGTGGTGGCCTTGAGGCGGTCGTGCAATGCGCGCAGCTCGCCGCACATGACGTGGCGGAACTCGGCATCGAGCGCGCCGAGAGGCTCATCCATCAGGAACGCCTTGGGCTCGCGCACAATGGCGCGGCCGAGGGCGACGCGCTGACGATCGCCGCTGGACAATCCGCTAACCGGACGATCGAGCAGATGATCGATGCGGAGAATGCGCGCCGCCTCCTCCACGCGCCGCTTGATCTCTGCCTTGGGCACGCCCATCGAGATCAGCGGAAAGGCGATGTTCTTGCGCACGTTCATGTGTGGGTACAGCGCGAACAATTGGAACACCATGGCGATGTCGCGCTCGCGGGCGCGGCGGAAGGTGACGTCCTCGCCGCCCAGGCTGATCGTCCCCGAGGTCGGCAGCTCCAGCCCTGCGATCATGCGCAAGGTCGTGGTCTTGCCGCAGCCGGAGGGACCGAGCAGGCAGAAGAACTCGCCGTCGGCGATGGTGAAGCTGGTGCCACGCACGGCCGCGAAACCGCCGAACTGCTTGACCAGTTTTTCGATCCGGATCTCTGCCATGGCGTCAATCCGGGAACTTGGAGACGATGGTGAACATCACGACGCCAGCCAGCGTGATGACGAAGGAATAGGTATAGAGCACCAGCGCGAACGGCTGCAGCAGCATCAGCACGCCCGCCGCGATCAGGATCGTCGCCACTGTCTCCATGGGGCCGCGACGCAGCGCCCGCGGCCAGCGCGGGCTCGCAACATCGGCCGTCTTCCTTTGAATGACCTGGCTCATTTGCGCACCGCTCCGAATGTGATGCCGCGCAACAGATGCTTCCGTAGCAGCACGGTGAACACGACGATCGGAATCAGGAACAGCGTGGTGCCGGCCGCGACCGCGGGCCAGTCCTGCCCGCCCTCACCGATGATGATCGGGATGAAGGGCGGCGCGGTCTGCGCCGTGCCCGAGGTCAGAAGCACCGCGAAGGCATATTCGTTCCAGGCGAAGATCAGGCAGAAGATCGCGGTGGCGACGATGCCGGTGGTGGCCTGCGGCAGCACCACCTTGAAGAACGCCTGCAGCCGCGTGTAGCCGTCGACCATCGCCGCGTCCTCATATTCCCGCGGGATCTCATCCATGAAGCCCTTGAGCAGCCAGACCGCGAGCGAGATGTTGACGGAGGTGTAGAGCAGGATCATGCCGAGCCTGGTGTCCGACAGTCCGAGCTCGCGGTACATCAGATAGATCGGAATCGCGACAGCGATCGGCGGCATCATGCGTGTCGACAGGATGAAGAACATGAGATCGTCCTTCAGCGGCACCTTGAAGCGCGAGAACGCGTAGGCTGCAAGCGTGCCGAGCACGACCGACAGCGCCGTCGAGCCGAACGCGATCACCAGCGAGTTCACATAGCGCGGGATATAGTTCGACGGTCCCGCGACCACCATGTTGCGGCCGCGCGAGACGCGGTCGCACACATCCGTGGCCGGCGGCAGCTTGGCCATATACTCCGGCGTCTGCCGCGTCCGCGTCGTGAACAGGTTGCAATAGCCTTCCAGGGTCGGCTCGCCCACGAGCTTAGGCGGATAGGCGATCGCGTCCGACGGCGACTTGAAGCCGGTCATGACGATCCACAGCAGCGGCACCAGCGTGATCAGCGCATAGGCGATGACCACGCCGGCCGCGATCCGCTTCACGAGCGGCGACGGATCGACCACGGAATGGGCGGTTGCGAGACCGGTCATCGGTTTTTCACCCGGTTGAGCGCCTTGACGTAGATATTGGCGAGACCAAACACCGTGACGAACAGGATGATGGCGAAGGCCGAAGAATAGCCGGTGCGCCACTTCTCGAACGCCTCGCGCTTCAAGGTGATCGAGGCCACTTCAGTGGTCGAGCCGGGTCCGCCGCCGGTCAGGAGGTTCACCATGTCGAACATCTTGAAGTTCTCGATCCCCCGAAACAGCACCGCCAGCATGATGAAAGGCAGCGCCATCGGCAGAGTGATCGACCAGAACTGCCGCCACGGCGAGGCGCGGTCGACTTCGGCCGCCTCATAGATGTAGTCGGGAATCGAACGCAGCCCGGCGAGACAGATCAGCATCACGTAGGGCGTCCACATCCAGGTGTCGACGATGACGATCGCCCAGGGTGCGAGCGGCACCTGCGCCAGCATCTGGAACGACGATGCGGGCGCGCCGGTCGCGGCCGAGATGACGTAATTGAACAGGCCGATTTGCGGCTGGTACAGGAAGGTCCAGAAATTACCGACCACGGCCGGCGACAGCATCATCGGCAACAGGATCAGCGTGGTCCACAGGCCATGGCCGCGGAATTTCTTGTCGATCAGCCAGGCCAGGGTGAAGCCGAGCACGGTCTGGATCAGGATGCTCCAGAACACGAAACGCGCAGTCACGGTCATCGCCGCCCAGACATCCGGATCGGTCAGGATCGACTGGTAGTTGGCGAGCCCGACATCGAGCACCGTCGCATTCGGCCGGTTGGCGCGGTAGTTGGTGAAGGACAGCCGGATGGTCCAGATCAGCGGAAAGATGTTGATCGCGAGCAGCAGCAGCATGGTCGGGGTGATGAACAGCCAGGCGATGGCGCGCTCGGACAGGCCGCGAGCGCGGCGCGCCACGACAGGCGGCGTCACCATGGCGGCGCGGTCGACGAGGCCGCTCAATCCGGTTTGGTCGGTCATGCGAGGGACTACTTCACTGCTGCTTCAGGCTTGCGGTGGGTCGGGTGGTCCGCCGGCAGGCTGAGCCTGCCGGCAGCATCGATCGTGACGCATCGCATTCGAGGCGCTGCTGGTCATCAGAGCTTGCCGTCCTCCTTGAACACCTTGGTCCAGTCCACGATCAGCCCGTCGAGCGCGCCCTTGGCCGTACCCTGGTCGGCGACGACATAGTCGTGAACGCGCTTCTGCATCGCGAGCAGCAGCTGCGCGTAGGACGGCTCGGCCCAGAAGTCGACCACCTGGTCCATCGCCACCAGGAAGTCGGCCGCGAACGGCGCGGTGTTTTTGAAGTTGGGATCGTTGAGCACGCCCTTGTGGCAGCTGTAGCCGCCGAGCGCCCACCACTTCTTCTGGGTGTCAAGCGAGGCGAACCATTTGATGTAGGCCAAAGCCTCGGGGCGGTTCGGCGAATAGGCCACCACCGAGATGCCCTGCCCGCCGAGCTGCGAGCCCTTTTCCTTCTGCGCCGGGTTGACGAAGAAGCCTATTCTGTCGCCGCCGACATTGGGGTCCTTGTAGAGCCCCGGGAAGAACGCGAACCAGTTCATCTGCAGCGCGACCTGGCCGGACTTGAAGGCGTCGAGCCCTTCCTGCATGTAACCGTTGGAATAACCCGGGGGCGTGCAGCACTTGTAGAGCGCCTTATAGAATTCGAGGCCCTTCACGGCGTCGTCGGAGTTGACGAAGCCCTGCATGTCATACGGCTTCTTCGGGTTCTGATATTTGAAGCCGAACGGATAGAGCGCGTTGGTGACACCCATGGTGATGCCTTCCGAACCGCGCTCGGTGAAGATCGCCGCGCCATAGACGGTCTTGCCGTCGATCACGCGCTTCTGGAAGAACTCGGCGATGTCCTTCAGCTCTTCCTGCGTCTTCGGCACCTCGAGCTCACGGCCGAACTTCTTCTTGAACTCTTCCCTGATCTCCGGCCGCGAGAACCAGTCCTTGCGATAGGTCCAGCCATTGGCGTCGCCCATCGCCGGGAGTGCCCAGTAGTTCGGCGAGCCCTTCGGCCATTCGGCATAACCGGCCACCGTGGCGGGCATGAAGTCGGAGATCTTGATGCC
Protein-coding sequences here:
- the ptsP gene encoding phosphoenolpyruvate--protein phosphotransferase, with translation MERRISGRTASDGLAIGPATILHALDGASRSKGSIAEEHAVLATAVARAREAVAELIGQLAGDAAELIGFQLALLEDDALTETAYAQIERGVAADVAWRAAMAEEIAGYETADDEYFRARASDLADIRDRVLRHLFGLADDGQLLDGAIVVARDLAPSAFLGIDWSKGGGIVLGEGSPTSHVAMLARGRGVPMVVGLGHEWEELTGQLLVDGGRGVVVVDPGVEHVDAARAEGETLTRRKAEAVARQCEQALTRDGTAVAVLVNISGPADMTVLPAAACDGVGLARTEFLTANLLHDEEAQVSAYTDLMRWADGRPVTIRTLDAGGDKPIPGYTIDGESNPFLGLRGIRLSLRHADIFRIQLRALARAAALGPLKVMLPMVTNAAELDAARSHLRAVLAELADSNVAFAEPALGMMVEVPAAALAAQNFAADFFSIGTNDLTQYATAASRDGAEVADYADVLHPGVLAMIAHVVRAGRVRGVEVSVCGDAAGDVRAIRALLEAGVRALSVSPGLLPLVKAAIRELDLVGIAEGA
- a CDS encoding HPr family phosphocarrier protein — protein: MADGGEIGMQDVKAHALLTNEVGLHARPSVKLTQLAKRFASTVEIAIAADGPWTDAKSPVKIMRVKAAKGETLFMRANGADAEAAVSALVDLVNRKFDEE
- the dhaM gene encoding dihydroxyacetone kinase phosphoryl donor subunit DhaM — encoded protein: MGERKNVGIVIVSHSAKVAEGAADMVRQMVGDSVPLAAVGGNADGGLGTDVGAIMGAIGKAWSESGVAILVDLGGAETNSEMAIEMMPETQRDRIVICNAPLVEGAVMAATEASGGSPLAAVRATAEELMGG
- the dhaL gene encoding dihydroxyacetone kinase subunit DhaL, whose translation is MDQDFKSRLIAAMADAIIAHAEELTALDSAIGDGDHGLNMKRGFEAVLADASNITAKPLPDALKAIGMTLVMKVGGASGPLYGTLAMGLGKALPTEPSVADAAGALGRAIEDVKARGKSEAGQKTMLDVLVPVQVAFAAGGEDIATRLPAVAAEAADATIPMKAVRGRASFLGERSIGHMDPGARSSSLLVQAICSVFDEA
- a CDS encoding ABC transporter ATP-binding protein, which produces MAETRLNAVSKSFGIKPAVRDLSLTIRDGELVVLLGPTGAGKTTTLRLVAGLEMPDSGTVTIGGIEQTQATPAARDVTFVFQQYSLYPHLSVYDNLAFPLRSPVRRTPEPEIKRIVGEIAAMLRIDDKLGNRATQLSGGQMQRVAIGRALVRRPAIALLDEPLSSLDAKLRSELRIELKRIQQDLGATMLYVTHDQIEAMTLANRIGVIEQGRLVQVGSPREVYEDPANTYVATRLGSPGINLLPRKLFPDLAVPGDVATIGARTEHMTVRPAKNGADARVKWIEHLGDQNHLHITLQDQTIVSLVEPDTELKVGDAVAIEFTRPLLFDRDGQRVR
- a CDS encoding ABC transporter ATP-binding protein, coding for MAEIRIEKLVKQFGGFAAVRGTSFTIADGEFFCLLGPSGCGKTTTLRMIAGLELPTSGTISLGGEDVTFRRARERDIAMVFQLFALYPHMNVRKNIAFPLISMGVPKAEIKRRVEEAARILRIDHLLDRPVSGLSSGDRQRVALGRAIVREPKAFLMDEPLGALDAEFRHVMCGELRALHDRLKATTVFVTHDQLEAMSMADKIAVMNRGMVEQLGTPQEIYDRPATMFVADFIGSPAMNFIRFEDRLAAGANSVRIDGAEIGVPELREDAGTSELVLGVRPEQVMLTADGGLRGEVFGAEYLGTTQIVTVTTAHGTVKARTSAAIRVERAEPVGLNFRADRLSLFNAATGLAIRTALYEQPARGGRHG
- a CDS encoding carbohydrate ABC transporter permease, which produces MTGLATAHSVVDPSPLVKRIAAGVVIAYALITLVPLLWIVMTGFKSPSDAIAYPPKLVGEPTLEGYCNLFTTRTRQTPEYMAKLPPATDVCDRVSRGRNMVVAGPSNYIPRYVNSLVIAFGSTALSVVLGTLAAYAFSRFKVPLKDDLMFFILSTRMMPPIAVAIPIYLMYRELGLSDTRLGMILLYTSVNISLAVWLLKGFMDEIPREYEDAAMVDGYTRLQAFFKVVLPQATTGIVATAIFCLIFAWNEYAFAVLLTSGTAQTAPPFIPIIIGEGGQDWPAVAAGTTLFLIPIVVFTVLLRKHLLRGITFGAVRK
- a CDS encoding carbohydrate ABC transporter permease — encoded protein: MTDQTGLSGLVDRAAMVTPPVVARRARGLSERAIAWLFITPTMLLLLAINIFPLIWTIRLSFTNYRANRPNATVLDVGLANYQSILTDPDVWAAMTVTARFVFWSILIQTVLGFTLAWLIDKKFRGHGLWTTLILLPMMLSPAVVGNFWTFLYQPQIGLFNYVISAATGAPASSFQMLAQVPLAPWAIVIVDTWMWTPYVMLICLAGLRSIPDYIYEAAEVDRASPWRQFWSITLPMALPFIMLAVLFRGIENFKMFDMVNLLTGGGPGSTTEVASITLKREAFEKWRTGYSSAFAIILFVTVFGLANIYVKALNRVKNR
- a CDS encoding ABC transporter substrate-binding protein, with amino-acid sequence MKLLQTFALTATVAAAAAFGASAPARAEGKTITLCWAAWDPANALVELSKDFTAKTGVNMKFEFVPWPNFADRMLNELNSKGKLCDLMIGDSQWIGGAAENGQYVKLNEFFDKEGIKISDFMPATVAGYAEWPKGSPNYWALPAMGDANGWTYRKDWFSRPEIREEFKKKFGRELEVPKTQEELKDIAEFFQKRVIDGKTVYGAAIFTERGSEGITMGVTNALYPFGFKYQNPKKPYDMQGFVNSDDAVKGLEFYKALYKCCTPPGYSNGYMQEGLDAFKSGQVALQMNWFAFFPGLYKDPNVGGDRIGFFVNPAQKEKGSQLGGQGISVVAYSPNRPEALAYIKWFASLDTQKKWWALGGYSCHKGVLNDPNFKNTAPFAADFLVAMDQVVDFWAEPSYAQLLLAMQKRVHDYVVADQGTAKGALDGLIVDWTKVFKEDGKL